In Pirellulales bacterium, the following are encoded in one genomic region:
- the pssA gene encoding CDP-diacylglycerol--serine O-phosphatidyltransferase gives MRKIRTIAVLPTLFTLGNLVCGFFAIVVASRVDRPLTAEPPTAVRISFQGPFGLGGFDSTDPTQNAMLSGWLIFLAMIFDALDGHVARLARTSSDFGAELDSLCDVVSFGVAPGFLLVAMCRSLAYSYPEAIWIIAAAVPICAALRLARFNVESPEDDDHLQFSGLPSPAAAGSIAGFAILFYTLRQETNSLASIHQIDSIMEIWVCILALAVSALMVSRIPYPHIVNQVFRGQRSFGHIVGVVFALVAIMVIRAYSIPLICTLFVLGPPVRFIWQRLQQRSTESEPMF, from the coding sequence ATGCGAAAAATCCGCACCATCGCCGTTTTGCCGACGCTGTTCACGCTGGGGAACCTCGTCTGCGGATTCTTCGCCATTGTGGTGGCGTCGCGAGTCGATCGGCCGCTGACTGCCGAGCCGCCGACCGCGGTGCGGATTTCATTTCAAGGGCCCTTCGGCCTCGGCGGATTCGATTCGACCGACCCGACGCAAAACGCCATGCTGAGCGGCTGGCTGATTTTTCTGGCAATGATCTTTGACGCGCTGGATGGCCACGTCGCGCGGTTGGCCCGCACTTCGAGCGATTTCGGCGCCGAGTTGGACAGTCTTTGCGATGTGGTGTCGTTCGGGGTCGCCCCAGGGTTCTTGCTGGTGGCAATGTGCAGGTCGCTAGCCTATTCGTATCCGGAGGCGATCTGGATTATTGCGGCGGCGGTGCCCATTTGCGCGGCCTTGCGGCTGGCGCGGTTCAACGTCGAATCGCCCGAGGACGATGACCACCTGCAATTCAGCGGATTGCCGAGCCCCGCGGCGGCCGGCTCGATCGCCGGCTTCGCCATCCTCTTTTACACGCTACGGCAAGAGACGAACTCATTGGCGAGCATCCATCAGATCGATTCGATCATGGAGATTTGGGTCTGCATCCTGGCGCTGGCCGTGTCGGCGCTGATGGTGTCGCGGATTCCTTACCCGCACATCGTGAATCAAGTCTTTCGCGGGCAGCGGAGTTTTGGCCACATTGTCGGCGTAGTGTTTGCGCTGGTGGCGATCATGGTGATTCGAGCCTACTCGATCCCGCTGATTTGCACGCTGTTTGTGCTCGGTCCGCCCGTGCGGTTCATTTGGCAACGATTGCAGCAGCGCAGCACGGAAAGCGAGCCGATGTTTTGA
- a CDS encoding phosphatidylserine decarboxylase, translating to MSQVETPAAPASPSRATPESLPAEIKSTQPGGGVCYRVELAWGRWRRRFLKTFNRGYVRRMGELRRGDPAGCPHEILDPRDLKFCRNQTDCHWDCADDPFVWRDRIPFARWGLAELQIMGWPLLAATVVLAFTYWYLAPIAAIPLALVVWFFRDPPRSMPRDAGLLVSPADGKVVEVTSLEHDDFIGGPAVRIAIFLSLFNVHINRSPSAARVIRIRYSPGQFISALKPECAIHNESMWIGLEEEAPPHRKLAIRQVAGQVARRIVCDLRPGQVIERGEKFGMIKLGSRTELILPAEGLQVEVRVGQHVHGGCDVLARY from the coding sequence ATGAGCCAAGTTGAAACGCCAGCCGCGCCCGCTTCCCCCAGCCGTGCGACGCCGGAGTCGCTGCCTGCAGAGATCAAGAGCACGCAGCCGGGAGGCGGTGTTTGTTACCGCGTCGAATTGGCTTGGGGACGATGGCGGCGAAGGTTTTTGAAAACGTTCAACCGCGGCTACGTCCGGCGCATGGGCGAGCTGCGCCGCGGCGATCCGGCCGGCTGCCCGCATGAGATTCTCGACCCGCGCGATCTCAAATTCTGTCGCAATCAGACGGACTGCCATTGGGATTGCGCCGACGACCCGTTCGTGTGGCGAGATCGGATTCCATTCGCCCGCTGGGGACTCGCCGAGTTGCAGATCATGGGGTGGCCGTTGCTCGCGGCGACGGTAGTGCTGGCATTCACCTACTGGTATTTGGCGCCGATCGCGGCGATACCTTTGGCTCTGGTGGTCTGGTTCTTCCGCGATCCGCCGCGGAGCATGCCGCGAGATGCCGGGCTATTGGTCTCGCCGGCGGATGGCAAGGTGGTCGAGGTGACTTCGCTTGAGCATGACGATTTTATCGGCGGGCCGGCCGTGCGGATCGCCATCTTCCTGTCGCTCTTCAATGTCCATATAAACCGTTCCCCCAGCGCCGCCCGCGTGATTCGGATACGTTATTCGCCGGGCCAGTTTATTAGCGCTCTCAAGCCCGAATGTGCGATCCATAATGAATCTATGTGGATCGGATTGGAGGAGGAAGCGCCCCCGCACCGGAAGCTGGCGATACGGCAAGTGGCCGGACAAGTCGCGCGGCGCATCGTTTGCGATTTGAGGCCGGGCCAGGTGATCGAACGCGGGGAGAAGTTTGGGATGATTAAGCTGGGCTCGCGCACGGAATTGATCCTGCCCGCCGAAGGGCTGCAAGTCGAGGTCCGTGTCGGCCAACATGTTCACGGCGGTTGCGACGTCTTGGCCCGCTACTGA